The window CGGGCACACCACGGCGCACCTCGGTCAGGCGCTTGTCGGCTGCCGACAGCACGGCCGGCATCCACTCGCCCTCGGGAGACAGCGCGGTGCGCCACGCCTGGGCGGTGATGTCCTTCGTCACCTGTTCGCCGAGGGAGGCCGACATCTCGTCGCCCATCCGGGTCTTCCAGCGCATCTGGCCGGCGTAGGCCATGAACAGCACGGGCCGGACGACGCCGTCCTTCAGCGCACGGCCGTAGCCGTAGTTGTAGTCGGAGATCGAGGTGCGGATGCCCTGCTCGTCGGGTGCGTACTGGACGAACGGGATCGGCGCGGTGTCGGAGCGGAACGGCGTGCCGGACAGCGAGAGTCGTCGGGTGGCGCCGGAGAACGCTTCTCTGATGCCGTCGCCCCAGGTGAGTGCGTCGCCGCCGTGGTGGACCTCGTCGAGGACGACCAGGGTGCGCCCGCCCTCGGTGATCTTCTTGTGCACCTCGGGGTTCATGCCGACCTGGGCGTACGTGATCGCGACGCCCTGGTAGTGCCGGCCGAACATGCCGTCGCCGTTCTTGAACATCGGGTCGATCCGGATGCCCACGCGATCGGCGGAGTCGGCCCACTGCCGCTTGAGGTGCTCGGTGGGGGCGACGACCACGATGCGGTCGACGGTGCCGCGCGCGAGCAGCTCGGTGGCCAGGCGCAGCGCGAACGTCGTCTTGCCGGCGCCGGGCGTCGCTGCCGTGAGGAAGTCGCGCGGCTCGGATTCGAAGTACTTCGTGAGGGCTTCGACCTGCCAGGCGCGGAGCTTCGACGCGGTCCCCCACGCAGCGCGGTCCGGGAACGCCGGGGACAGGTGTTGGACGGCCGAGTTGCCGGCTGCTTCGGCCAGGGCGGCCGCGTCGGCTTCGTCGCGCGCCACCGCGTCGGCGTGCGCGGACGACGATGCGCCCGACGACGTGTCGGTCGACCCCGCGGCGCCGTCTCCGGCCCGGTCGTCCCCCGACTCGGCCCACAGCGTGGCGGGCTGCTGCTGTTCGTACTCCGCTGCGCTCACTGGACCTGATTCTACCGCCACCGTCAGTCCTGCCTGGCGTGCGGGACGTGGCCGTCGGGGGTCCGGCGGACCAGGGATGCCGGTCGCAGCACGCCTGCGCCGAACCGCGCGGCGACCGCGTCCACCGTGGTCTCGGTCTCGCGCCACGGCGCGTCGTCGTCCCAGAGCGCGTTGCTCGCCGCGGCCGGCACGAGGTTCTCGCCGCGGACCCCGATGAGCCGGATCCGGTTGCCCGGCCGGTGCAGCACGTCGTACAGCTCGACGGCTTCACGGTGCAGCCGCTTGGCGACGTCGGTGGGCTCGGCGAGGGTCCGCGAGCGGGTCAGGGTGGTGAAGTCGGTGTAGCGGACCTTGAGCGCGACGGTGCGGGCCTGCACGTCCGCGTGACGCAGGCGGACGGCGACCTTGTCGGCGAGGCGCAGGAGTTCACGCGCGACGTCGTCCCGCTCGGTCAGGTCGTGGCCGAACGTGACCTCGTGTCCGATGGACTTCTCGCCGACGCCGGTGTCGACGACGCGGGGATCGCGCCCCCACGACAGGTCGTGCAGGCGCTGGCCACCAGCGGGCCCGAGGGCGGACACGAGCGACCCGAGGGGCGTGTTCGCCAGGTCGCCGACGGTCCGGATGCCACGGCGCTCGAGGGTCTCCTGCGTCTTGCCGCCGACACCCCAGAGCGCCGAGACCGGCTGCGGGTGCAGGAACGCGATGGTGTCGGCTCCGGGGACGACGAGCAGCCCGTCCGGCTTGGACCGGCTCGACGCGAGCTTCGCCACGAACTTGGTCGATGCGGCGCCGACCGAACAGTGCAGGCCCGTCTCGGCGTGGACCGTGCGTCGGATGGCCCGACCGATCTCCCACGGCGTGCCGTACAGCCGGAGCGCACCGGCGACGTCGAGGAACGCCTCGTCGATGCCGAGCCGCTCGACCCGCGGGGTGAACCGGTCGAAGACCGCCATCACCGCGGCGGACTTGTCGCGGTACTTCTCGAAGTGCGGCTCGACGATGATCGCGTTCGGGCAGCGGCGCTTCGCGATGGCCATCGGCATCGCGGAGTTCACCCCGTACTTGCGGGCCTCGTACGTCGCCGCGGTGACCACGGACCGGTCGGAGTCGTGGCCGACGATGACCGGCAACCCCACCAGGTCGGGCCGGTCGAGCAGTTCGACGGACGCGAAGAAGGCGTCCATGTCGACGTGCAGCACCGTCGCCGAGATGTCGTCCACCGGGGCGTCGGAGACGAGCCGGTTGCTACCGTCCTGCTTGCTCACACCGAGATGATGCCAGGCACCACCGACATCGCCGCCCGGCTCGGCGTGCGGAGGTCGCTCTGCGCCGAGAGCACCGTGCGACCTTCGTCGATCCGTGCCGGGTTGATCGCTCGGTGCGGCGCTGCAAGGCCGCACGGAGCGGGCAA of the Curtobacterium sp. TC1 genome contains:
- the dinB gene encoding DNA polymerase IV — protein: MSKQDGSNRLVSDAPVDDISATVLHVDMDAFFASVELLDRPDLVGLPVIVGHDSDRSVVTAATYEARKYGVNSAMPMAIAKRRCPNAIIVEPHFEKYRDKSAAVMAVFDRFTPRVERLGIDEAFLDVAGALRLYGTPWEIGRAIRRTVHAETGLHCSVGAASTKFVAKLASSRSKPDGLLVVPGADTIAFLHPQPVSALWGVGGKTQETLERRGIRTVGDLANTPLGSLVSALGPAGGQRLHDLSWGRDPRVVDTGVGEKSIGHEVTFGHDLTERDDVARELLRLADKVAVRLRHADVQARTVALKVRYTDFTTLTRSRTLAEPTDVAKRLHREAVELYDVLHRPGNRIRLIGVRGENLVPAAASNALWDDDAPWRETETTVDAVAARFGAGVLRPASLVRRTPDGHVPHARQD